The region TTTATTATTTCTTCACCTCTTAAAAAATTATAAATATATTATAAAAATCAATCTTCTTTTTGTAAAGAAATTTATATTAAAAAATCATAAAAGTCCTAATTCCTAAATCATTTTCTAATCTAGCTAAACACTGGTAAGAAACCTCAGATCATTTTCAAAAAATAGCCTTATGTCTGTTATTCCATATTTTAGCATAGCAATCCTCTCAATTCCAAGCCCAAATGCAAAGCCTGTGTATTCTTCTATATCTATTCCAACATATTTGAATACCTCAGGATCTACCATTCCTGCACCCAGGATTTCAAGATAGCCTGTATTCTTACAGGTTCTGCATCCCTTGCTATTGCACAAGATACAGGATATATCAACCTCAGAGGATGGCTCGGTAAATGGAAAATAGCTTGGTCTAAACCTTATCTTGCTTCCCTTTCCAAAGACCTCCTCAAGGAAGAATGAGAGAATGCCCTTTAGGTCGCCAAATGTAATGTTTTTATCAACCAAAAGCCCTTCCACCTGATGAAACATTGGAGAATGGGATATATCAGCATCCCTCCTATAAACCCTCCCAGGTGCAATAATTCTAATGGGTGGTTTTTTCTCCTTCATTACCCTTATCTGAACCGGCGAGGTATGGGTTCGCAATAAATATGTATCATCAATATAGAATGTGTCGTGCATATCCCGTGCAGGGTGATGGGAAGGAATATTTAGGGCATCAAAATTATACTCAATAAGCTCAATCTCAGGTCCTTCCTCAATAGAAAATCCTAGCTGGACGAATA is a window of bacterium DNA encoding:
- the pheS gene encoding phenylalanine--tRNA ligase subunit alpha; translated protein: MQAIEDIEEAVREIEMAKGENELSLIKARYLGSKGIITSALANLKNIPQEKRKEIGKSLNEAKRAIEKAIKEKKFKKEEEFFDETLPAIMPKIGKKHPITSVMDEVVDIFVQLGFSIEEGPEIELIEYNFDALNIPSHHPARDMHDTFYIDDTYLLRTHTSPVQIRVMKEKKPPIRIIAPGRVYRRDADISHSPMFHQVEGLLVDKNITFGDLKGILSFFLEEVFGKGSKIRFRPSYFPFTEPSSEVDISCILCNSKGCRTCKNTGYLEILGAGMVDPEVFKYVGIDIEEYTGFAFGLGIERIAMLKYGITDIRLFFENDLRFLTSV